The following coding sequences lie in one Myxococcales bacterium genomic window:
- a CDS encoding cysteine hydrolase, translated as MSDDPTENDEATAELLAVYFAARHPRLEGALLELSPPEVVAGYVAVRETLSALGRTFPPETLGPHLRSRLVGTLSTRVPSRPALLVLDMLVDHLTPGAPLEVPRARLVVPALRARLEAARAAGTPVVYVVDEHGPDDADLAGWGAHNIAGTGGNDVWPELAPLRTDHVVKKPTYSGFVGSRLEDVLEELKVDSLLLTGCLTEIGIIATATDALQRGYTIEVPPDCQAGLAEPLEQSAMAALRLMAPFGPARKARLARFHDARAEG; from the coding sequence ATGAGCGACGACCCCACGGAGAACGACGAGGCTACAGCGGAGCTCCTCGCGGTCTATTTCGCGGCGCGGCACCCGCGGCTCGAGGGCGCGCTGCTCGAGCTGTCGCCGCCCGAGGTCGTCGCCGGGTACGTGGCGGTGCGCGAGACCCTCTCCGCGCTCGGGCGCACCTTTCCGCCGGAGACGTTGGGGCCTCACCTCCGATCGCGGCTCGTCGGCACGTTGTCCACGCGGGTCCCGTCGCGTCCGGCCCTCCTCGTCCTCGACATGCTCGTGGACCACCTCACTCCCGGCGCGCCGCTCGAAGTGCCTCGCGCTCGGCTCGTGGTGCCCGCGCTCAGGGCGCGGCTCGAGGCCGCGCGCGCGGCCGGGACACCCGTGGTCTACGTGGTCGACGAGCACGGCCCGGACGACGCCGACCTGGCCGGCTGGGGAGCGCACAACATCGCGGGCACCGGCGGAAACGACGTCTGGCCCGAGCTCGCGCCGTTGCGCACCGACCATGTGGTGAAGAAGCCGACCTACAGCGGCTTCGTCGGTTCGCGCCTGGAGGACGTGCTCGAGGAGCTGAAGGTCGACTCACTCCTGCTCACGGGGTGCCTCACCGAGATCGGCATCATCGCCACCGCCACCGACGCGCTCCAGCGCGGCTACACCATCGAGGTGCCGCCGGACTGCCAGGCGGGGCTGGCCGAGCCGCTGGAGCAGAGCGCCATGGCCGCGCTCCGCCTCATGGCGCCGTTCGGCCCGGCGCGCAAAGCGCGCCTGGCGCGCTTCCATGACGCTCGCGCGGAAGGCTGA